The genomic region TATTTTTACCAAGACTGATCAAAGGAAATGGTTAAAGGAAAACGAACAGAGAATAGGAGATGGGATGAGGGGTTCTTAACTCTGAAAAATAGATAGCTCTGTCcataatattataaattatataactaGTTAGAACATGAACATGCATGAATTAATCTTGTCGATACGGATTACAGACTTACCGTTTCTTAAGGGCAACATATGAATTCAACTCCTTGACCTGCATAAAAACCCCGTAAGTTTGAGAAAACTTAGAACACAAGATACTCAGCCAATAAACCGTAGGATTTAAATATAagaacaacaaaaataaatagaacTTAAAAAGTTATAAAGCACCATTGATTGCTTCTTTTCGCTCAGCATTCTATGGGTGTTTGCATTAGTTCTTCTCTCCATTGCCTTTACTTCTCTATCAAACTCTTTGATTAGCCTGAAAGAATAAGTAGATCACCACAGCAGAATATATTTAAAGGTAATGCGAATACTTACTCTTGCGGAAACAATTTAATGACATACAACGCTGGTTTTAAGTTAGATTTTTGTTCTTTATAAAGTGAATAACCAAAGCATTATAATTCCAGCAGCTTATTTAAACAAAAGTACATTATACTTTCAAAGAATCAAAAGTAATAGATAATACTCAAAAGAAGTATGGATCTGAAATTACCTCTTACACTCTCGCATCTTGCCGGTAAGCTCTTCCAATTGCCTGCTCTGTCGATTAACATCCTTAATCTTATCCAGTTTCTGGAACCCATTCCTGTTAAACAATGTAGAAACCAGAAATGCAAGTTTATAAACATTCAATCGTAAATGATGATAAAATTTACATTGAACAATCTGATTAGAACCTACATTGTCATTACATAACTAAAAGAAGatcagaaattaaattcttaCGATAATGCTCGAAAAATATCGGCGATTTGTCCGTCGATCTCCGCTAGCTCTTCGCTAACCGCGGATAATGAATCCATCTCTCAACCTTTTGTCTCTCAACTTCAATTCAGTCTAAATAAATGAGtacaaatttaaataattttttagctGACGATTTCAAAAACACACGATCGCGCCAAACCAGAAAcaggaaataaattaaaatttctaaagcaGATCTGTTCATTTCAGCGCCAATGGAATCGTAAATTCTACTAACAAAACTTCATTTAGTGGCGAAGCTTCAATTCACCGATCGAAAAGCAAACAACATTGATCTTGAGCGTCTAAAGTTTTCAAAAGAATTTAAAGAtcattttggatttttttttttttgaaattacgttatgtttttttttttcttttaaatttaggATTTAGTTGGTCGTTTTGGAGGGGAGAGGGGTTTTAGGGTGGGAAGGTATAAAACCTCCCGGTAATTTGGGACGTTTAAAACGGAAATAAGGAACACTGAAGTGGGGGCCCACCATGAATGCGCGCAATTGTTGTTTATTTAAACGGTCATAGCGTATGACCCGATAATATTGTCCGTTGGATAGTCATGTTTCTGGAACTGGTGGACAGATCGGATTATCAATTTTTAATTCCGTCGATTTGTCTACTTTagttaattttatcaatttacgggtcaattgattttatattttttattatattaatactaTAGTTATGGTTTGATTAGCTGATACGGTCCAATTTAAACAtgttctaaaatgataaaattacatttttactattataaaaatatacaacttaATTTTATCTCTAATTTTTTTCCTTCATCCTTGATGGTTGAATAGAGAGATATAATTTAACTTTCTTTAAAAGAATAATAAACTACAAAAATAATTACTCAAATTTTAACATGTTACTATTTTGATTACTATTTCTTTTGATTTAATCACTCCCGTTAGATCACTTGCAAATTACAACTTATAATCACTCTACCATAAAAATACATCTAATCATTAAACAAAATACCtaccataaaaatatatttaatcattaaacaaAATACTAACGTGCTTATCTTTTTATTGATAAATTTAGCATTCAACATTTTACACACCTTATCAATTTAGTCATCAACTTAATCAAGATTCTAAATTTTTCAATAAACTTAACtcttaacatataaaatatttacatattttatcaatttaatcataatcttaaaaattaaaaaattataatcaaAATAACAACGCATTAAAACAAATGATACATTTGAATCCGTTAGGTGTATTTTGAAAAATACGATCGGATAATATTGTCCGTTGGATaaaagtatgaattatgattttgtttttttttaaagattaatGGTACATGTTCTAATTGAATCTTTAAActtcacaaatttaaaatttaatccctatATTTTTATTTCCAAAAATTAATCTCTTTActttgaaattttcaaaattattaataCTGTTAAttctttttgttaaatttttaatgtaacattttgaaataaaaaatacccACCAACTTAAAAATTAATGTTATAATAAACCTAAATTTGACAGTGTTAAcagttaaaattaaattttgaaatcttcgaaatctaaaaaataaagagactcaaattgggactaaattctaaattctcataacatattttaatctaaaATGTGAAACAAGTAGAGGAAATGTACAGGGAAATCCCCTCATAGTTATCCATTGAACTTCAATTTTCAAATGAAACAAGTAGATGAACTAAATTACTGTAAAATAAAAGTAGAGGAAATGTATTTAAAAAAATCCGAAAACTAATGGAAATAAAAGCagaactaaatttcaaaaatctGAAATGTACAGGGACTAAAATATATTTGAACATGATAAAAAAATGCAACGGTGAGCTGAACCAAAAGGAAAATTGATAGTTACTCTACCAAGAAAGAATTCTGATgaagaaattgaaaatttaacAATTGAAATATATAGTAAttcgtttaaaaaaaaaaacatcaaatAAAAAGGACCTAAAAACATGATATGATTACCTGAAAGACTGCAGAACTATACCTGATCTCATTCAAAAGCATTGCTTCCAAAATAGATGATTAGGGCAAATGGCAATACAACTGATGAAGAACTATTTTTGCCCCAAAAGAGAGCTTTAATTCCGACATTATATCACGGTTTGTGGATCTTGAACCCGAATACTCTTGGTACGTAGCTTTGAGTTGCCTTTTGTGGCTTCAGATGTTGGTATGTCATCAAGAACAGGTTTGGAAATGTTGTCCCGAAATAGGCACCGTCAGTGTCTAGTTAGAATTAAGGTAACTAAAATGCAGGAACTATAAGGAATGTTGAAAACTATAGATGGATAAACGATTCGTAACAATTCGTGGTTGGAAGTAAGTGGTAGTTGAATTTTCCCTAAGCATTTGGACTAAGTTCAAATCCTAAAGTCATTACAATTAGAAGGGCTTTACCTAAATACCACTCAACCCGAACAAAATTGTTCTCAAGCTGTAAAACGGATTAGAAAAGTTGTGATAAACAATAGTTGGATAACATGGCATGCTTGTTATTTGTCCCCCCTTGACTTCTTCCTCAAGCATTTGGACTGAGTTCAAATCCTAGAGTCATTACTATTAAAATGGCTTTGCCTGAATACCAACCAGAACGAAAAGAAATATTCTCAGATTGTAAAAAAGGATGAGAATATGAGAACATATGTGATTATACAAAAACAATAGATTGATAACATGGCCTGCATATTATTTGTTTTCCCCCACAAAATGCATGCAACAAGTAATAGCAAATAAGTTCAATGGCTAAAAGGATACTGCCTTGGTACTTGGAGCGAGGGTAGAAGATATCTTCGCATCGAGGGCAGTATATTTTTACGGTGCTTGATCGAGGAATATCTGATTGACCGACTGGAAGACATGGTTGTCCGCAGCAGTAAACTCTAGGGCATCTTCCAAAATCGTAGTTCTTATACTTGTCCAGCTGAAAAAgttaaaaaacatatatatatacattgttGTAATCAGTTGCTCAAATTACACACACatgtataaatgtatgaaatCATAGTTCACAGCGAGTATCTCACCATAGCGGCAATCCCTTTGCCTGTCAAAATGTATCGAGAATGAATCAGACCATAAAGCATCTCTGCCGCAGATTCAACTAATTCATTTTGCTCCTCCGTAAACATATCTCCTACCAATTTCAGTTTAACGTGAATTTTCTCATTGCAAGAAACTAAAAGATAGAAACTAGCCATGTTGCTAAATGACATAAATAATGAGTTCGCCATCATCAAGATTCAAAAGCAAGTATTAGAAGGAAGGGACAGATTTTCACACATCCGGAGAACTTGATATGAGAAGAAACAAACCATAAGCTTACCGTGAGAAGATTCAACATCCAAAATCAAATCAAGAGCATAATCATAGTAAGGAACTTGGCTACTTAGCCCACAAAGGTTAAAATCATCTTGTATGTAGTCATCATCAACTTCGCAAAAGAATTCATTTCCACGTAGATTGCAAAACCATGAGATCCAAGATGTGTCATCCCCGTCGGAACCACTAACATCCGACTCTTCACTGTCAGTTTCAGATTCATCTGCAGTAAATGAAATCCAAATTCGTATCAGCATATGTCACTAAAGCATCACCACCACACACCAAAAGGTAACAACCGTCACTTTGAAAACATGGTTCATAGACGAGTAATCATTGGACGAACAATAGTGAATTTAAATCGTACAAAGATGAATATATAGAGGTTTACAAAACATATATGCCTTTTGACTTCATTTGATACTGAAAAATGTGGGAAAATACAAAAGGCTAAGACAAACTTAGTTTCGAAGCTGACAGATTGTTCGAGGCCGTAAACCTAGACATTGAGCAAAACTTATTCATACAAATACAAGGTTTGGCCAATCATGTTGCTCAAACTCTTCATTTTTCATGTGTCCAACAAACAGATGTAAGGATATGAACTCCAAGATCCTTcaaatacatggaaaaacttaaaaaaattaaccATACCCGTGTCAGATACAGTTATGTATCCGACACTCACACCCGAGTCCCAGTAACGTAGTTGGCCAATACCCTTATAAACTACCCCCA from Gossypium arboreum isolate Shixiya-1 chromosome 1, ASM2569848v2, whole genome shotgun sequence harbors:
- the LOC108480221 gene encoding casein kinase II subunit beta-1-like, with protein sequence MYRGERAACGSKGEVGSVDRKRINEALDKQLERSSPSTSRAINGKDKSSQSLQMGKHPPDHYRDSCSASLPKANASGDESETDSEESDVSGSDGDDTSWISWFCNLRGNEFFCEVDDDYIQDDFNLCGLSSQVPYYDYALDLILDVESSHGDMFTEEQNELVESAAEMLYGLIHSRYILTGKGIAAMLDKYKNYDFGRCPRVYCCGQPCLPVGQSDIPRSSTVKIYCPRCEDIFYPRSKYQGNTDGAYFGTTFPNLFLMTYQHLKPQKATQSYVPRVFGFKIHKP